A section of the Ignavibacteriales bacterium genome encodes:
- a CDS encoding ABC transporter ATP-binding protein, which produces MINLINVSKSYNGKVKAVDDLSINIPDGEIVGFLGPNGAGKTTTIKLITGILNPDGGQIKLNGIDIKVKPLEAKSLIGFVPDSPDMFLRLKGIEYLNFMADMYDVSTQERKKKIEEFAGKFEMTQSLNDKIQSYSHGMRQKIVVIGVLIHDPQIWILDEPMMGLDPKSSFTLKEILREYAQKNRTVFFSTHVLEVAEKICDRVAVINKGKLLFFGTIDKMREHFKVDESLEKMFLELTENAE; this is translated from the coding sequence ATGATCAACCTTATTAATGTTAGCAAGAGCTATAACGGAAAAGTAAAAGCCGTTGATGATTTATCCATCAACATTCCGGATGGTGAGATTGTTGGTTTTTTGGGACCAAATGGAGCCGGAAAAACCACAACTATTAAACTTATTACCGGTATTCTTAATCCTGATGGTGGACAAATAAAATTAAATGGAATTGACATCAAAGTAAAACCGCTTGAGGCAAAGAGCTTGATTGGTTTTGTTCCGGATAGCCCCGATATGTTTTTGCGTCTGAAGGGTATAGAGTATTTAAACTTTATGGCTGATATGTATGATGTTTCTACTCAGGAGCGTAAGAAAAAAATTGAGGAGTTTGCTGGCAAGTTTGAAATGACACAATCGTTGAATGATAAAATTCAAAGTTACTCACATGGTATGAGGCAGAAAATTGTTGTAATTGGTGTATTAATTCACGATCCGCAAATTTGGATTCTTGATGAACCAATGATGGGGCTTGATCCAAAATCCTCTTTTACTTTAAAGGAAATCCTGCGGGAATACGCACAGAAGAATAGAACTGTTTTTTTCTCCACTCATGTTCTTGAAGTTGCGGAAAAGATCTGCGATAGAGTTGCGGTTATTAACAAAGGAAAACTTCTTTTCTTTGGAACGATTGATAAAATGCGAGAACATTTTAAAGTTGATGAATCTTTAGAAAAAATGTTTTTGGAGTTGACTGAGAATGCGGAATGA